One Orrella dioscoreae genomic window carries:
- the argH gene encoding argininosuccinate lyase — protein MSNTPSSPQDQFANKAQAWSARFSEPVSDLVKRYTASVDFDKRLARFDIQGSLAHAEMLSAVGVISAQDRADIERGMTQILGEIERGEFQWLLDLEDVHLNIEKRLVELVGDAGKRLHTGRSRNDQVATDIRLWLRAEIDTAIDLLGQLRRALAQVALTHADTILPGFTHLQVAQPVTFGHHLLAYAEMFGRDAERLADCRKRVNRLPLGAAALAGTSYPIDRERVAATLSFDGVCRNSLDAVSDRDFAIEFCAASALIMTHVSRLSEELVLWMSPRVGFIDLADRYCTGSSIMPQKKNPDVPELARGKTGRVNGHLVALLTLMKGQPLAYNKDNQEDKEGLFDTADTIRDTLTIFVDMAAGITVKQDAMRAAARQGFATATDLADYLVKRGLPFRDAHETVAHAVRACEERGCDLADLSTAELQAFHPSIEDDIHQVLTLEGSVASRSHIGGTAPERVRIEAQRILDGA, from the coding sequence ATGTCCAATACTCCCTCCTCCCCGCAAGACCAGTTCGCCAACAAGGCCCAAGCCTGGTCCGCCCGGTTCTCGGAACCGGTATCCGATCTCGTCAAGCGCTATACGGCCTCGGTCGACTTCGACAAGCGCCTGGCCCGCTTCGACATCCAGGGCTCGCTCGCCCACGCCGAGATGCTGTCCGCAGTGGGGGTGATCTCGGCCCAGGACCGCGCCGACATCGAGCGCGGCATGACCCAGATCCTGGGCGAAATCGAGCGCGGCGAGTTCCAGTGGCTGCTGGACCTGGAAGACGTGCACCTGAACATCGAGAAGCGCCTGGTGGAACTGGTCGGCGACGCCGGCAAGCGCCTGCACACAGGCCGTTCGCGCAATGACCAGGTGGCCACCGACATCCGCCTGTGGCTGCGCGCCGAGATCGACACCGCCATCGACCTGCTGGGCCAACTGCGCCGCGCGCTGGCCCAGGTGGCGCTGACCCATGCCGACACCATCCTGCCGGGCTTCACGCACCTGCAGGTGGCCCAACCCGTCACCTTCGGCCATCACCTGCTGGCCTATGCCGAGATGTTCGGCCGCGACGCCGAGCGCCTGGCGGACTGCCGCAAGCGCGTGAACCGCCTGCCGCTGGGCGCCGCCGCGCTGGCCGGCACCAGCTACCCCATCGACCGCGAGCGCGTGGCCGCGACGCTGTCCTTCGACGGCGTATGCCGCAACTCGCTGGACGCCGTGTCCGACCGTGACTTCGCCATCGAGTTCTGCGCCGCCAGCGCGCTGATCATGACGCACGTGTCGCGCCTGTCGGAAGAACTGGTGCTGTGGATGAGCCCGCGCGTGGGCTTCATCGACCTGGCCGACCGCTACTGCACCGGCAGTTCGATCATGCCGCAGAAGAAGAACCCCGACGTGCCCGAGCTGGCGCGCGGCAAGACCGGCCGCGTGAACGGCCACCTGGTGGCGCTGCTGACCCTGATGAAAGGCCAGCCGCTGGCCTACAACAAGGACAACCAGGAAGACAAGGAAGGCCTTTTCGACACCGCCGACACCATCCGCGACACGCTCACGATCTTCGTGGACATGGCCGCCGGCATCACGGTGAAGCAGGACGCCATGCGCGCGGCCGCCCGCCAGGGTTTCGCCACCGCCACCGACCTGGCCGACTACCTGGTCAAGCGTGGCCTGCCCTTCCGCGACGCCCACGAAACCGTGGCGCATGCCGTGCGGGCCTGCGAGGAACGCGGCTGCGACCTGGCGGACCTGAGCACCGCTGAATTGCAGGCCTTCCACCCGTCCATCGAGGACGACATCCACCAGGTCCTG
- a CDS encoding mechanosensitive ion channel family protein, with amino-acid sequence MEDTLAELAAPVAAHLPQQPWIQTLLGILALVLGAFAVQWLVARAVLYVAHRLLVLSDKQDWDEALRRRRAYHRLWYAVPFLVVAYGAPLIPHAREGLLEAVSRIGLSIAWVYILMALRSVLSAAQDTYAATTRAQTRSIKGYIQLGKIAVLVVCVVLVVSILVDRSPLLMISGLGALSAVLLLVFKDTLLSLVASTQLTSNDMLRIGDWIEMPQAGADGFVIDIALHTVKVQNWDKTVTTVPTYKLFSESYRNWRQMFESGGRRIKRTLRIDAASVRFLRDDERDSLMRFRLLHDYLKGKQTDIEQTNQSLGEDAALPANRRRLTNIGTFRAYALAYLKGNPELHKEMLMLVRMMEPDANGIPVEVYCFANKTAWVEYERIQGDIFDHLLAILPELGLRLYQAPSGFDFAAGMAERVGRDGGVEALVEGHRAP; translated from the coding sequence ATGGAAGACACTCTTGCCGAACTGGCCGCCCCGGTGGCGGCCCATCTGCCCCAGCAGCCCTGGATACAGACCCTGCTGGGCATCCTGGCGCTGGTGCTCGGGGCGTTCGCCGTCCAGTGGCTGGTGGCCCGCGCCGTGCTCTACGTGGCGCACCGGCTGCTGGTGCTGAGCGACAAACAGGACTGGGACGAGGCCTTGCGCCGCCGCCGGGCCTATCACCGCCTCTGGTACGCCGTGCCCTTCCTGGTGGTGGCCTATGGCGCACCGCTCATTCCCCATGCCCGTGAGGGCCTGCTCGAGGCCGTTTCCCGCATCGGCCTGTCCATTGCCTGGGTCTACATCCTGATGGCCCTGCGCAGCGTGCTGAGCGCCGCGCAGGATACCTACGCCGCCACCACCCGGGCGCAGACCCGCTCCATCAAGGGCTACATCCAGCTGGGCAAGATCGCGGTGCTGGTGGTCTGCGTCGTGCTGGTCGTGTCCATCCTGGTCGATCGCTCGCCGTTGCTCATGATCTCCGGCCTGGGCGCCCTGTCGGCGGTGCTGCTGCTGGTGTTCAAGGACACGCTGCTGTCGCTGGTGGCCAGCACCCAGCTTACTTCCAACGACATGCTGCGCATCGGCGACTGGATCGAGATGCCCCAGGCCGGCGCCGATGGTTTCGTCATCGATATCGCCCTGCACACGGTGAAGGTGCAGAACTGGGACAAGACCGTCACCACCGTGCCCACCTACAAGCTGTTCTCGGAAAGCTATCGCAATTGGCGCCAGATGTTCGAATCGGGCGGGCGCCGCATCAAGCGCACCTTGCGCATCGACGCGGCCAGCGTGCGTTTCCTGCGCGACGACGAGCGCGATTCGCTGATGCGTTTTCGCCTGCTGCACGATTACCTGAAAGGCAAGCAGACCGATATCGAGCAGACCAACCAGTCATTGGGCGAGGATGCGGCCTTGCCGGCGAATCGGCGGCGGCTGACGAACATCGGCACGTTCCGGGCCTATGCGCTGGCGTACCTGAAGGGCAATCCCGAGCTGCACAAGGAAATGCTGATGCTGGTGCGGATGATGGAGCCGGATGCGAACGGCATACCGGTGGAGGTGTACTGCTTCGCCAACAAGACCGCCTGGGTGGAGTATGAACGGATACAGGGGGACATCTTCGACCACCTGCTGGCGATCCTGCCGGAGCTGGGCTTGCGGCTGTACCAGGCGCCGTCGGGGTTTGATTTTGCGGCGGGGATGGCTGAGCGGGTGGGAAGGGATGGTGGGGTGGAGGCGTTGGTGGAGGGGCATCGGGCGCCCTAG
- a CDS encoding NAD+ synthase — MTAARVAIAQLNVRVGDLAGNATRILDAARQAHAQGADVLLTTELSLTGYPPEDLLLRPQFIAQAGQALDALRRDLAALKGLYVVVGHPVLRAGHLYNAASVLHQGDCLGVYGKRELPNYAVFDEQRYFTSDGAPLVFEVKGVKLGVTICEDIWFETAPRAAAEQGARVLLVPNASPFNVGKQRLRADVVARCVRDTGCAVLYANAVGGQDELIFDGASFACDASGRLAARLPDFEEALRVLTVTAEGGVQDAPDAPTPAVEALPLEARVWGALKLGVRDYLGKNGFQGAIIGLSGGIDSAVVLAVAVDALGADRVRTVMMPSRYTADISTTDAAEMARRLGVRHDDIAIGPIVDQFEAGLAPLFAGLPVDATEENLQARARGTLLMALSNKTGWMVLTTGNKSEMATGYCTLYGDMAGGFAVIKDVPKTLVYRLASWRNTVGDVIPTRIITRPPSAELRPDQTDQDSLPPYDILDEILRRHMEENESGADIVAAGLPADAVEQVLRLLRINEYKRRQAPPGPRITPRAFGRDWRYPLVNGFREKQTS, encoded by the coding sequence ATGACCGCCGCGCGGGTCGCGATCGCCCAACTCAACGTCCGTGTCGGAGACCTGGCCGGCAATGCCACCAGGATCCTGGACGCCGCCCGCCAGGCCCATGCCCAGGGCGCCGACGTGCTGCTGACCACCGAGCTGTCGCTGACGGGCTATCCGCCCGAAGACCTGCTGCTGCGGCCGCAGTTCATCGCGCAGGCGGGCCAGGCGCTGGACGCGCTGCGGCGCGACCTGGCCGCGCTGAAGGGCCTGTACGTCGTGGTGGGCCATCCGGTGCTCCGCGCCGGCCACCTCTACAACGCTGCTTCCGTGCTGCACCAGGGCGACTGCCTGGGCGTGTACGGCAAGCGTGAGTTGCCAAACTACGCCGTCTTCGACGAGCAGCGCTACTTCACGTCCGATGGCGCGCCGCTGGTCTTCGAGGTCAAGGGCGTGAAGCTGGGCGTCACCATCTGTGAAGACATCTGGTTCGAGACCGCGCCGCGCGCCGCGGCGGAGCAGGGCGCGCGCGTGCTGCTGGTGCCCAATGCCTCGCCTTTCAATGTCGGCAAGCAGCGCCTGCGCGCCGACGTGGTGGCGCGCTGCGTGCGCGACACGGGTTGCGCGGTGCTGTATGCCAATGCGGTCGGCGGGCAGGACGAGCTGATCTTCGACGGCGCGTCGTTCGCCTGCGATGCCTCGGGCCGGCTGGCCGCGCGCCTGCCCGATTTCGAGGAAGCGCTGCGCGTGCTGACGGTGACCGCCGAGGGCGGCGTGCAAGACGCGCCGGATGCGCCCACGCCCGCGGTGGAGGCGCTGCCGCTGGAGGCGCGCGTCTGGGGCGCGCTGAAGCTGGGTGTGCGTGATTACCTGGGCAAGAACGGATTCCAGGGCGCCATCATCGGCCTGTCGGGCGGGATCGATTCCGCAGTGGTGCTGGCCGTGGCCGTGGACGCGCTGGGCGCGGACCGCGTGCGCACGGTGATGATGCCCTCGCGCTATACCGCCGACATTTCCACGACGGATGCCGCCGAGATGGCGCGCCGGCTGGGGGTGCGGCATGACGACATCGCCATCGGTCCCATCGTGGACCAGTTCGAGGCGGGCCTGGCGCCGCTGTTCGCGGGTCTGCCCGTGGATGCCACGGAAGAGAACCTGCAGGCGCGCGCGCGCGGCACGCTGCTGATGGCGCTGTCGAACAAGACCGGCTGGATGGTGCTGACGACTGGCAACAAGTCGGAAATGGCCACGGGCTATTGCACGCTGTACGGCGACATGGCCGGCGGCTTCGCGGTGATCAAGGACGTGCCCAAGACGTTGGTGTACCGCCTGGCAAGCTGGCGCAACACGGTGGGCGACGTCATTCCCACCCGCATCATCACGCGCCCGCCCTCGGCCGAGCTGCGTCCGGACCAGACCGACCAGGACAGCCTGCCGCCTTACGACATCCTGGACGAGATCCTGCGCCGGCACATGGAAGAGAACGAGTCGGGCGCCGATATCGTGGCGGCCGGACTGCCGGCCGACGCGGTGGAGCAGGTGTTGCGGCTTTTGCGCATCAATGAATACAAGCGCCGCCAGGCGCCGCCCGGGCCGCGCATCACGCCGCGCGCGTTCGGCCGGGATTGGCGCTATCCTCTCGTCAACGGATTCCGAGAAAAACAAACCTCCTGA
- a CDS encoding P-II family nitrogen regulator has translation MKQVTAIIKPFKLDEVREALAEVGVSGLTVTEVKGFGRQKGHTELYRGAEYVVDFLPKIRVEVVLADELVEQAIEAIVRAARTGKIGDGKIFVTPVEQAIRIRTGESGDAAL, from the coding sequence GTGAAGCAAGTTACCGCCATCATCAAACCGTTCAAGCTCGACGAAGTGCGCGAAGCGCTGGCCGAAGTGGGCGTCAGCGGCCTGACCGTCACCGAGGTCAAGGGGTTTGGCCGCCAGAAGGGCCATACCGAGCTGTATCGCGGCGCGGAATACGTGGTGGACTTCCTGCCCAAGATCCGTGTGGAGGTCGTGCTGGCCGATGAACTGGTCGAGCAGGCCATCGAAGCCATCGTGCGCGCGGCGCGCACCGGCAAGATCGGCGACGGCAAGATCTTCGTCACGCCCGTCGAGCAGGCCATCCGCATCCGCACGGGCGAGTCGGGCGACGCGGCGCTGTAA
- a CDS encoding LysR family transcriptional regulator, whose amino-acid sequence MNTLRFFRTFLAVARHGSYTEAGEHVGLTQAAVSFQMRALENELGRKLFERSGRLAVLTAAGHELVPEAIGLLDHYERLRGGRAADGRLAGAVSLGAIVSCMATLSQVVSALKQQHRDLDVRVFSGKAEDLAHSVEAGELDAALVVEPRHASAALRWTPLYDEPLVVIAPASLPVRRARDAVARSPFLRFDRNELTGRLVEQTLHRLQWPVNEFLELNAIETLVELVRQEVGVTLLPKLNRASWHADPALTLLPLPAQARNAARAIGMIERMGHGRQDVTAALLALCAQRFGGR is encoded by the coding sequence ATGAATACCCTGCGCTTCTTCCGCACCTTCCTGGCGGTGGCCCGGCACGGCTCGTATACCGAGGCAGGCGAGCACGTGGGCCTGACGCAGGCGGCGGTCAGCTTCCAGATGCGCGCGCTGGAAAACGAACTGGGCCGCAAGCTGTTCGAACGCAGCGGCCGGCTGGCCGTGCTGACCGCCGCCGGCCACGAGCTGGTGCCCGAGGCCATCGGCCTGCTGGACCACTACGAGCGCCTGCGCGGCGGCCGCGCCGCCGATGGCCGCCTGGCCGGCGCCGTGTCGCTGGGCGCCATCGTCTCGTGCATGGCAACGCTCTCCCAGGTCGTGTCGGCCTTGAAGCAGCAGCACCGCGACCTGGACGTGCGCGTGTTCTCCGGCAAGGCCGAAGACCTGGCCCACAGCGTCGAAGCGGGCGAGCTGGATGCCGCGCTCGTGGTGGAGCCGCGCCACGCCAGCGCAGCGCTGCGCTGGACGCCGCTCTATGACGAACCGCTGGTCGTCATCGCGCCCGCGTCCCTGCCGGTGCGGCGCGCGCGCGACGCCGTGGCGCGCAGCCCCTTCCTGCGTTTCGACCGCAACGAACTGACCGGCAGGCTGGTGGAGCAGACGCTGCACCGCCTGCAATGGCCGGTGAACGAGTTCCTGGAACTGAACGCCATCGAGACGCTGGTGGAACTGGTCCGGCAGGAGGTGGGCGTCACGCTGCTGCCCAAGCTGAACCGCGCCAGCTGGCACGCCGACCCGGCGCTGACACTGCTGCCGCTGCCCGCCCAGGCGCGCAACGCGGCCCGGGCCATCGGCATGATCGAACGCATGGGCCACGGCCGCCAGGACGTGACCGCCGCGCTGCTGGCGCTGTGCGCGCAGCGTTTCGGCGGGAGATAA
- a CDS encoding Bug family tripartite tricarboxylate transporter substrate binding protein encodes MQSVVRSVCALTLALGLAAGAQAAYPEKPVQLLISFPPAGATDVLARAVGQKLSAALGQSVVVENRPGAGGAIGLTAAARAPADGYTLYLAAVTNQAIAASVYADQKVSLIDDFTPIGSVGYVPHALVVPSSLPVSSVGDLVKHIAATPGKYNFASQGTGTLSHLESELFAMKAKLDLVHVPYKGSSQALPDVVNGSSVMMFDSIPGSMPLVTAGKLKFLAVASSQRVSLLPDVPTLAEAGVQGVEANNLFGLVAPRGTPQAVIDTVAAALEKALAQPDLKASLAAQGAELHYAPGPELGAAIKQEHVFWGDVVKAAGVSQNKP; translated from the coding sequence ATGCAATCCGTCGTACGTAGCGTCTGCGCCCTGACCTTGGCATTGGGGCTTGCAGCAGGCGCGCAAGCAGCCTATCCAGAAAAACCCGTGCAGCTCCTCATTTCCTTCCCGCCCGCCGGGGCCACCGATGTGCTGGCGCGTGCCGTCGGCCAGAAACTGTCGGCGGCGCTGGGGCAGTCGGTGGTGGTCGAGAACCGTCCCGGCGCGGGCGGGGCCATCGGCCTGACAGCCGCGGCGCGCGCGCCTGCCGACGGCTACACGCTGTATCTGGCGGCCGTCACCAACCAGGCCATTGCGGCGTCGGTCTATGCCGACCAGAAGGTGAGCCTGATCGACGACTTCACGCCCATCGGCAGCGTGGGCTACGTGCCGCATGCGCTCGTGGTGCCGAGTTCCTTGCCGGTGTCCAGCGTGGGCGACCTGGTCAAGCACATCGCCGCCACGCCGGGGAAGTACAACTTCGCCTCGCAGGGCACGGGCACGCTGTCGCACCTGGAGTCCGAGCTGTTCGCCATGAAGGCCAAGCTGGACCTGGTGCATGTGCCCTACAAGGGCAGTTCACAGGCCTTGCCCGATGTGGTGAATGGCTCTTCCGTGATGATGTTCGACAGCATTCCGGGCTCGATGCCGCTGGTGACCGCCGGCAAGCTGAAGTTCCTGGCCGTGGCATCCAGCCAGCGCGTCAGCCTGCTGCCCGACGTGCCGACGCTGGCCGAGGCGGGCGTGCAGGGGGTGGAGGCCAACAACCTGTTCGGCCTCGTCGCGCCGCGCGGCACGCCGCAAGCCGTGATCGACACCGTGGCCGCCGCCCTGGAAAAGGCGCTGGCCCAGCCTGACCTGAAAGCCTCACTGGCGGCGCAGGGCGCGGAGCTGCACTATGCGCCGGGCCCCGAGCTGGGGGCGGCGATCAAGCAGGAGCATGTTTTCTGGGGCGACGTGGTCAAGGCGGCCGGCGTGTCCCAGAACAAACCATAA
- a CDS encoding gamma-glutamyltransferase family protein, translating to MTMPTQPTDFWSFPYPSQRMPVLADNVVSTSQPLASAAGLQMLQRGGNAVDAALATAIALTVVEPCMNGIGGDAFALIWDGTRMHGLNASGRAPKAWTHERFKDLPGMPFRGWDAVTVPGAVSAWRMVWEKFGSLPFEDLFEPAIRYAHDGFLVSHTVHRQWQEQVAELSPQPGFADAFAPRGRAPLPGERFVCPGQAGTLREIARTRGESFYHGELAAAIAAHARATGGLITEADLAAHESNWVDPIRMGYRDLELLEIGPSGQGIGALMALGMLDSLGVDPGERDTAQGIHLQMEAMKLAFADMQAYVADPDAMTSVRAGDLLDKGYLAERAKRIDPSRASDARPGQPHSGGTVYLTTADSKGMMVSFIQSNFKGFGSGVVVPGRGIALHNRGWGFSNKAGHPNVVAPGKRPFHTIIPGFLMRGGQPYATLGVMGGSMQAQGHVQMTCRLADHGQNPQAASDAPRWRVKDDNHGVAVEWNMPAEAVEGLKALGHPVQVAPRFDMEFGCAQMAMRLDGGGYLAASDHRKDGYAVGC from the coding sequence ATGACCATGCCTACGCAACCGACCGATTTCTGGTCGTTTCCCTATCCCTCGCAACGCATGCCGGTCCTGGCCGACAACGTCGTGAGCACCTCGCAGCCCCTGGCCAGCGCCGCGGGCCTGCAGATGCTGCAACGCGGCGGCAACGCCGTCGATGCCGCGCTGGCCACCGCCATCGCGCTGACGGTGGTCGAGCCCTGCATGAACGGCATCGGCGGCGATGCCTTCGCGCTGATCTGGGATGGGACGCGTATGCATGGCCTGAACGCCAGCGGGCGCGCGCCCAAGGCCTGGACGCACGAGCGGTTCAAGGACCTGCCCGGCATGCCGTTCCGGGGCTGGGATGCCGTGACGGTGCCGGGCGCCGTGTCGGCCTGGCGGATGGTCTGGGAGAAGTTCGGCTCGCTGCCGTTCGAGGACCTCTTCGAACCCGCCATCCGTTATGCGCATGACGGCTTCCTGGTGTCGCATACCGTGCATCGCCAGTGGCAGGAGCAGGTGGCGGAATTGTCGCCGCAGCCGGGCTTCGCCGACGCCTTCGCGCCGCGTGGACGCGCGCCGCTGCCGGGCGAGCGTTTCGTGTGCCCCGGCCAGGCCGGTACGCTGCGCGAGATCGCCCGCACGCGAGGTGAGTCGTTCTATCACGGTGAGCTGGCCGCGGCCATCGCCGCGCATGCGCGCGCCACCGGCGGCCTGATCACCGAGGCCGACCTGGCCGCGCACGAATCGAACTGGGTCGATCCCATCCGCATGGGCTATCGCGACCTGGAACTGCTGGAAATCGGCCCGAGCGGGCAGGGCATCGGCGCACTGATGGCGCTGGGCATGCTGGACAGCCTGGGCGTGGATCCCGGGGAGCGGGACACGGCGCAGGGCATCCACCTGCAGATGGAGGCCATGAAACTGGCCTTCGCCGACATGCAGGCCTACGTGGCAGACCCCGACGCGATGACGTCGGTGCGTGCCGGCGACCTGCTGGACAAGGGCTATCTGGCCGAGCGCGCCAAGCGCATCGACCCGTCGCGCGCCAGCGATGCGCGTCCCGGCCAGCCGCATTCGGGCGGCACGGTCTACCTGACCACGGCCGACAGCAAGGGCATGATGGTGTCCTTCATCCAGTCGAACTTCAAGGGTTTCGGGTCCGGCGTCGTGGTGCCCGGACGCGGCATCGCGCTGCATAACCGCGGTTGGGGCTTCAGCAACAAGGCCGGCCACCCGAATGTGGTGGCGCCGGGCAAGCGGCCTTTCCACACGATCATTCCGGGTTTCCTGATGCGCGGCGGCCAGCCCTATGCCACGCTGGGCGTCATGGGGGGATCGATGCAGGCGCAAGGCCATGTGCAGATGACCTGCCGCCTGGCCGACCATGGCCAGAACCCGCAAGCGGCCAGCGACGCGCCGCGCTGGCGCGTGAAGGACGACAACCACGGCGTGGCGGTGGAGTGGAACATGCCGGCCGAGGCGGTGGAAGGCCTGAAGGCGCTGGGCCATCCGGTGCAGGTGGCGCCGCGCTTCGACATGGAGTTCGGTTGCGCGCAGATGGCCATGCGCCTGGACGGCGGCGGCTACCTGGCCGCGTCCGACCATCGCAAGGACGGCTACGCGGTCGGTTGCTGA
- a CDS encoding chorismate--pyruvate lyase family protein, with translation MNQASQHSGGWRASPAPSWTSLQHHWLLRPGALTAGLRQLGHVELRVLAEYPAGLAPDEAPGLRRAPRSAVWVREVAMAVDGIDSVVARSVTPLAASHATWQGVRRLRTRPLADMLYHDRSIARSPFQVARLTPAQAIHGVALPLAGADAHEPGDLPRLLARRSVFWRHGQPLMVAECFLPAFWELALPR, from the coding sequence ATGAATCAGGCATCGCAACACTCTGGGGGCTGGCGCGCTAGCCCAGCCCCTTCCTGGACATCCCTGCAACACCATTGGCTGCTGCGCCCCGGCGCGCTCACCGCCGGCCTGCGCCAGCTGGGGCACGTCGAGCTGCGCGTGCTGGCCGAGTATCCCGCCGGCCTGGCGCCCGACGAAGCGCCAGGCCTGCGTCGCGCGCCACGCAGCGCGGTGTGGGTGCGCGAAGTCGCCATGGCCGTCGATGGCATCGACAGCGTGGTGGCGCGCAGCGTCACGCCGCTGGCGGCATCGCATGCCACCTGGCAAGGCGTGCGGCGGCTACGCACGCGGCCGCTGGCCGACATGCTGTATCACGACCGCAGCATCGCGCGCTCCCCCTTCCAGGTGGCGCGCCTGACACCCGCGCAAGCCATCCACGGGGTGGCGCTGCCGCTGGCCGGCGCCGATGCGCACGAACCCGGCGACCTGCCCCGCCTGCTGGCGCGGCGGTCGGTGTTCTGGCGCCACGGCCAGCCGCTGATGGTGGCCGAGTGCTTCCTGCCGGCGTTCTGGGAACTGGCGCTGCCCCGTTGA
- a CDS encoding efflux RND transporter periplasmic adaptor subunit, with protein MKNITCRVAALTTVLLGLAACGKTAPETPQASTPEVGVVTLQTESVALSAELPGRTTPTRIAEVRPQVNGIVKKRLFEEGGTVKAGEQLYQIDPALYQAELDSRRAALARAQASAKSAALLADRYKPLVASNAVSKQTFDDAIAARDQANADVQSARAALETARINTVYTRVLSPIDGIIGRSSVTEGALVTANQANALATVQQIDPIYVDVTQSSVQRLALQDALASGRLKGGASGQAEVSLRLPDGSVYEQKGHLQFSEVTVDPGTGSVTLRAVFPNPKRRLLPGMFVHARLQQGVDEQGLLVPQQGVTRNQRGEPTALVLNAENTVELRVLRTDRAIGDKWLVTQGLAAGDRVIVEGVQRVRPGAKASAVPARQASPAQAGAAAPAAAPATAPAAN; from the coding sequence ATGAAGAACATCACCTGCCGCGTCGCGGCACTGACGACGGTCCTGCTGGGCCTGGCTGCCTGCGGCAAGACCGCGCCCGAGACGCCCCAGGCGTCCACGCCCGAAGTCGGCGTCGTGACCCTGCAGACCGAGTCGGTGGCCCTGTCGGCCGAATTGCCGGGGCGCACCACGCCCACGCGCATCGCCGAAGTGCGCCCCCAGGTCAACGGCATCGTGAAGAAGCGCTTGTTCGAGGAAGGCGGCACGGTCAAGGCGGGCGAGCAGCTTTATCAGATCGACCCCGCGCTGTACCAGGCCGAGCTGGACAGCCGCCGGGCGGCGCTGGCGCGCGCGCAGGCCTCCGCGAAATCGGCCGCGCTGCTGGCCGACCGCTACAAGCCGCTGGTGGCCAGCAATGCCGTCAGCAAGCAGACCTTCGACGACGCCATCGCCGCGCGCGACCAGGCCAACGCCGACGTGCAGTCGGCCCGCGCGGCGCTCGAAACGGCGCGCATCAACACGGTCTACACGCGCGTGCTGTCGCCCATCGACGGCATCATCGGCCGCTCCAGCGTGACCGAAGGCGCGCTCGTCACCGCCAACCAGGCCAATGCCCTGGCCACTGTGCAGCAGATCGATCCCATCTATGTCGACGTCACGCAATCCAGCGTGCAGCGCCTGGCCTTGCAGGATGCGCTGGCCTCGGGCCGCCTGAAGGGCGGAGCGTCGGGCCAGGCCGAAGTGTCGCTGCGCCTGCCCGATGGCAGCGTCTATGAACAGAAAGGCCACCTGCAGTTCTCGGAAGTGACGGTGGACCCGGGCACGGGCTCCGTCACGCTGCGCGCGGTCTTCCCGAATCCCAAGCGCCGCCTGCTGCCCGGCATGTTCGTGCACGCGCGCCTGCAACAGGGCGTGGACGAGCAGGGCCTGCTGGTGCCGCAACAAGGCGTCACGCGCAACCAGCGCGGCGAGCCCACGGCGCTGGTGCTGAATGCCGAGAACACGGTCGAGCTGCGCGTGCTGCGGACGGATCGCGCCATTGGCGACAAGTGGCTGGTCACCCAGGGTCTGGCCGCGGGCGACCGCGTGATCGTCGAAGGCGTGCAGCGCGTGCGCCCCGGCGCCAAGGCCAGTGCCGTGCCCGCCAGGCAGGCGAGCCCGGCCCAGGCCGGCGCCGCGGCGCCCGCTGCCGCGCCGGCAACTGCGCCCGCGGCGAACTGA